GTACAGAGCATGTTATCTGCAGATTTATGtcataaaacaataacatttgcTTGTACAGGCTATCTAAAAGGGCAGGCAATTTATAAGCAATTACTGTAGATCTATGGGAAGTCAGTTGCGTTTCCCTGTACAAAATGGTGCCAATCGATATAAAAACAACTATGTTGCTTCCCAGTCAATATCGAATATGGAAGAGTATAACCGACTTTTAACTTATATTAAGAATAACTTTATTTAGACGCCTACATCATACACACAGAACATGATAATATCTTTCCGTCCTCGTACGGGGGACAAGGCAAAGACCCACATTTGGAGTACACGGCGAAGAACACTCTGCCATTGTCATCTGTGTTCCCGCCTCCTAGTACTGCCTGTGGATGGTCGTCGACACACAGGAACTCAGATGCGGCTTTTTCTGTTGGATATCCCGAAGTCAGGAGACCGTGGAAGGCTGTCGTCCATCCCGGATAACATGTAGCCCTCCCTGGTACCATGGTAACGATGGAATGGGCCGTATTCTTACACACGGCACATGGCACGTCCTGCTT
This genomic interval from Pecten maximus unplaced genomic scaffold, xPecMax1.1, whole genome shotgun sequence contains the following:
- the LOC117320039 gene encoding LOW QUALITY PROTEIN: uncharacterized protein LOC117320039 (The sequence of the model RefSeq protein was modified relative to this genomic sequence to represent the inferred CDS: inserted 2 bases in 2 codons), coding for FAGGSHYTSPGGAANXLCMPPEPVWGTRKDQTARRAGQVYGAEYEDVGVFGMPDLKQDVPCAVCKNTAHSIVTMVPGRATCYPGWTTAFHGLLTSGYPTEKAASEFLCVDDHPQAVLGGGNTDDNGRVFFAVYSKCGSLPCPPYEDGKILSCSVCMM